Within the Kingella potus genome, the region ATCTTTGTTCGGTCTTTTGGCGTATGCCGCAGCGGCTTTGGTTTCGGCTGCAGTCAACATCAATACGGCCACAGCGGAGGAGTTGAAGGCCCTGCCGGGTATCGGTCAGGCGAAGGCGCAGGCGATTGTGGATTACCGTAAGGAAAACGGTGCGTTCAAATCGGTGGACGATTTGAAAAAGGTC harbors:
- a CDS encoding ComEA family DNA-binding protein; this encodes MNLKKSLFGLLAYAAAALVSAAVNINTATAEELKALPGIGQAKAQAIVDYRKENGAFKSVDDLKKVKGIGDGILGKLKDQATVGAAPAAKPAKPAQAAVPAAKKP